The Winslowiella toletana region GTTGCAAATCAATTATGCTCACGATGTGCCTCCAGTGCCGCGCGATCCAGTACCGGCAACGGTTGGCCGTGAGTCGCCTTGCCTGGACGGCATGACCACAGCGTACGAGTGTAAGGATGCGTGGCGTGCGGCAACTCTGCTGCTGGCAGGCTATCCAGCACTTCGCCCTTATACATCACCATCACCCGGTCACAGTGTTCGGCCACCTGTTGCAGATCGTGACTGATGAGCAGTAAACCCATATTACGTTGTTCAATCAGCCGACGAATCAGTGCCAGCACTTGATCGCGCATGGCGTGATCGAGCGCTGAAGTCGGTTCATCGGCAATCAGAAATTGTGGATCGGCAATCAGCGCGATGGCCAGCATGACGCGCTGTCCCATTCCACCTGAGAGCTGATGCGGATAGCGATCCATCAGCTGTTTCGGCTGCGGCAGGCCGACGGCATCAAGCATTTCACACACCTTTTCACGCCGTTCGGCGCGGCTGAAGTCGCGATGCAGTTTAAGCGGTTCCTCAACCTGCCAGCCAATCGTGCGGGAGGGATTCAGGGCATATTTAGGATCCTGCATCACCATCGCCAGTTTATTACCCCGCAGCTGGCTCCAGCGTCGCTCACTCAGCGTCAGCGCATTTTCACCGGCGACAGTTAAGGTTCGCGCCCCGATATGCAGTGAAGGGGAGAGCAAGCCCATCAGCGAGCGGGCGGTCAGGGATTTACCCGAACCGGATTCGCCGACCAGCGCTACGCGCTCGCGGCCAAGGGAAAATGACAGGTTGTTAACCAGCGTTGTGCCATTATCCAGTGAAATGTTGAGCCGGTCGGCCACAATCAGCGGAGAATTATCAGTTGGCATTGCGGGTATCCAGTCGGTCACGCAGGCCGTCGCCTGTCAGGTTAAAAGCCAGGCTGGCAAACAGAATCGCGCCACCCGGTGCGGCAGCGACCCACCACTGATCAAAAATGACTTTACTGCCTTCGGCCACCATCGAACCCCATTCCGCGGTCGGCGGCTGGACGCCCATGCCGAGAAAGCCAAGGCCAGCCGCTGCCAGAATGATTCCACCCAGGCTGAGGGCGGCACGTACCACCGCGCTTGGCATACACAGCGGCAGAATATGGCCAAACATCAGGCGTAAACCGGTA contains the following coding sequences:
- a CDS encoding ABC transporter ATP-binding protein; this translates as MPTDNSPLIVADRLNISLDNGTTLVNNLSFSLGRERVALVGESGSGKSLTARSLMGLLSPSLHIGARTLTVAGENALTLSERRWSQLRGNKLAMVMQDPKYALNPSRTIGWQVEEPLKLHRDFSRAERREKVCEMLDAVGLPQPKQLMDRYPHQLSGGMGQRVMLAIALIADPQFLIADEPTSALDHAMRDQVLALIRRLIEQRNMGLLLISHDLQQVAEHCDRVMVMYKGEVLDSLPAAELPHATHPYTRTLWSCRPGKATHGQPLPVLDRAALEAHREHN